The Bos taurus isolate L1 Dominette 01449 registration number 42190680 breed Hereford chromosome 18, ARS-UCD2.0, whole genome shotgun sequence nucleotide sequence tatgatctttttaatgtgttgttggattctgattgctagaattttgttaaggatttttgcatctatgttcatcagtgatattggcctgtagttttctttttttgtgtggcatctttgtcaggttttggtattagggtgatggtggcctcatagaatgagtttggaagtttaccttcctctgcaattttctggaagagtttgagtaggataggtgttagctcttctctaaatttttggtagaattcagctgtgaagctgtccggacctgggcttttgtttgctggaagatttctgattacagtttaaatttccgtgcttgtgatgggtctgttaagattttctatttcttcctggttcagttttggaaagttgtacttttctaagaatttgtccatttcttccacgttgtccattttattgccatataattgctgatagtagtctcttatgatcctttgtatttctgtgttgtctgttgtgatctctccattttcatttctaattttattgatttgatttttctccgtttgtttcttgatgagtctggctaatggtttgtcaatgttatttatcctttcaaagaaccagcttttggctttgttgatttttgctatggtctcttttgtttcttttgcatttatttctgccctaatttttaagatttctttccttctactaaccctggggttcttaatttcttccttttctagttgctttaggtgtagatttagattatttatttgacttttttcttgtttctttagatatgcctgtattgctatgcactttccccttaggactgcttttaccgtgtcccacaggttttgggttgttgtgttttcattttcattcgtttctatgcaaattttggtttctattttgatctcttctgtgatttgttggttattcagcagtgtgttgttcaggatccatatgttggaatttttaatagtttgtctcctgtaattgagatctaatcttactgcactgtggtcagaaaacatgcttggaatgatttcaatttttctgaatttaccaaggctagatttatggcccaggatgtgatctatcctggagaaggttccgtgtgcacttgagaaaaaggtgaaattcattgttttgggatgaaatgtcctatagatatcaattaggtccaacTGGTCTATTGTtaccatttaaagtttgtgtttccttgttaattttctgtttagttgatctatccataggtgtgagtggggtattaaagtctcccactattattgtgttagtgttaatttctcctttcatacttgttagtatttgtcttacatgttgggtgcatatatatttataattgttataacttcttcttggattgatcctttgatcattatgtagtgaccttctttgtctcttttcacagcctttgttttaaagtctattttatctgatatgagtattgctacttctgctttcttttggtccctatttgcatggaaaatctttttcaagCCCttaactttcagtctgtatgtgtcccctgttttgaggtgggtcttttgtagacaacatatgtaggggtcttgtttgtgtatccattcagccagtcgttgtcttttggttggggcattcaacccattttcgtttaaggtaattattgataagtatgatcccattgccatttactttattgttttgggttcgaatttatacaccctttttgtgtttcctgtctagagaatatcctttagtatttgttggagagctggtttggtggtgctgaattctcgcagcttttgcttgtctgaaaagcttttgatttctccttcatatttgaatgagatccttgctgggtacaataatctgggctgtaggttattttctttcatcactttaagtatgtcttgccattccctcctggcttgaagagtttctattgaaagatcagctgttttccttatgggaattcccttgcgtgttatttgttgtttttcccttgctgcttttaatatttgttctttgtgtttgatctttgttaatttgattaatatgtgtcttggggtgtttcgccttgggtttatcctgtctgggactctctggatttcttggacttgagtgattatttccttccccattttagggaagttttcaactattatctcctcaagtattttctcatggtctttctttttgtcttcttcttctggaacccctatgattcgaatgttgtagcctttaatactgtcctggaggtccctgagattgtcctcatttcttttaattcgtttttctttcttcctctctgattcatttatttctaccattctatcttctaattcactaatcctatcttctgcctctgttattctactatttgttgcctccagagtgtttttaatttcatttattgcattattcattatatattgactcttttttatttcttctaggtccttgttaaacctttcttgcttcttctcaatccttgtctccaggctatttatctgtgattccattttgatttcaagattttggatcaatttcactatcattattcagaattctttatcaggtagattccctatatctccctcttttgtttggtttggtgggcatttatcctgttcctttacctgcttggtattcctctgtctattcatcttgtttaaattgctgattttggggtgtcctttctgtattctggcagcttgtggagttctctttattgtggcatttcctcactgtgtgtgggtttgtacacgtggcttgtcaaggtttcttgcttagggaagcttgtgtcggtgttctggtgggtgaagctgtatttcttctctctggagtgcagtgaagtgtccagtaatgagttatgagatgtttatggttttggggtgactttgggcagcctgtatattggatcTCAGGGCTGggttcctgtgttgctagagaatttgcttggtatgtcttgccctggcacttgttggctcttgtgtggtgcttggtttcagtgtaggtatagaggcatttgatgagctcctgtcaattaatgttccctggagtcagggtttggacttaagccttctgcttccagttatcggtcttgtttttacagtagtctcaaaacttcttctatacagcaccattgataaaacatctaggttaaagatgaaaagtttctccaccatgagggtcacccagagaggttcacagcgttacatggagaagagaagagggaggagggagttagaggtgacccgaatgagatgaggtggaatcaacagaggagagagcaggctaaccagtaatcacttccttatatgcactccacaactggaccgctcagagatgttcacagagttatacagagaagagaagagggaggaaggagacagaggtggccaggaggataaaaggagggaatgaaaaggagacagacagatccagccagtaatcagttccctaagtgttctccaccatctggaacacacagaaattcacagagttgggtagagtagagaggggttagggaggagacacaggctacctggtggaaaaaaaggagagttTGAAGgcggagagagcagtcaagccagtaatctcgttccctagtaaaaaatgggtactgaagatcgggttcttaaaggtacaaaattggtaacaaatacctaaaagcaaaaattaaaaatctagagtagagtttggaatttcaaaaatacaatgttaaagaaaagaagaaggaaaagaaagagagaaaaagaaaaagaaaagaaaaaaaccgagtcacaaaaattataaagaaaatataggtacaaaattgatagcaaataccaaaaagcaaaagttaaaaatctagagcagagtttggaatttcaaaaatacaatgttaaagaaaagaagaagaagaaaaaactaaacaaaacaaggtcataaaacttataaaaaaatatatatggagtttgctttttaaaaaaaaaaggggtctttttcttttttgcaaagtaatagtagtttataaaagtgaaaattaaaggagtaatagaggacttaaaatttttttttaattaaaaaaaagaaagaaagaatgattgtaaaaatagtaaaaatatatataggagtTTCTCTgctgttgttgtgggtattgtgggttcagttcattttcagctagttccttgTTCCGGCTTTTATTTCTCAATATCtacaggccccttcctatgtagtcggtactaaccacggggttttaatctattgcctgtcgcttccaaggcggttccccctgttatagcttcttctgtttgctggtctcttcagtgtctgatttctgccctaatacaaagggggcggtggtggacaactttttttttttttttttaaggctcacttgttcagttgtgctgtggggaggaagggatgcTGCAAATAAATAAGACTGGCGTGTggtcgcagtgcctcagccacactgggcctgcccccactcacggtgcgtgtagcctccctgcccacactgctcaggctctaggttgctccgctgggaaccatccgtgaccagccctgggctgcttgcatctcccaggtctaagctgctcaggttcaggcactcgggtagtcctcagaggcacagactcggttgggcctgcgttttgtgcccttcccaggtccgagcagctcaggtgatgaggtgtttggtcaGCGTGGTTGCTGCAACTTATCACCTCCACAccgctcggttatctgggtgtacaaccagcgcactgtctcaggcggatgttgactgtccagaaccccaagaagttttagttagcaaagaagcctgcttacagttttgtagataatgtctctctggggctgcgattgcccccttccggctctggctgcctgtcaccagagagGGACGGTCTGCAGCCGCCtatctctgtacagtcctttgttccacGTGCGGGCCTGGCAGAGTcctaggttagggctggcttttcgcgtggtagatatcccacagtctggtttgctagcccaaattatttcgctaaGGTAGAGCTCAGGGTATTCAGGGCAgatcttactctaagcgatgcagcctgcgccgcgcctcccttcccagcccctgcttgctaatggcgaATGCAGGCATCTGCACTGCTTAGCCGCtcggggagttaccgtagggcttgtaatctgtgggttttaattgttcatttatttttcctccctgttatgttgccctctgtgcttccaaggctcggcacagactcggcagtgagaatgtttcctggtgtttggtaacttctctctttttaagactcccttcccgggacggagctccatccctccctcttttgtctctttttttgtctttatattttttcctacctcctttcgaagacaatgggttccttttctgggtgcctgatgtcctctgctggcattcagaagttgttttgtggaatttactcagcatttaaatgttcttttgatgaatttgtgggggagaaagtattctccccgtcctattcctctgccatcttagctcctcctcctgtttttttttttttttaactgaataatTTGAAGAATCAACTGGCAAATTTTTTATGCTTTATTGGAATTTTAGAAAAAGTAGGATGATCATAGTAACCTACCCAGATATATGATTGATTATACCTTCTCCCCAAATGCTGAGATAGATAAAATGTAGTCCTAAAATAGCCAGATTACTAAGAGTTTGTGGGATTTTTGAAGACGATCCTATAATTCTTGTACTGCACTGTTACCTCAGAGTTGCTGGGCTGCtttggaggaggagaagaagtgTCCATGGAGGAACCCCTTAAAAAAGAGATCTAAGTCCTCGATTTGTAACATTCCATGTGCTCACAGCCTGGGGCCAGGTCAGGGCTCAGCATGGTCTTGGTTTACATTTAATTCTTCATAGATAATGGGCTCGGTGAAGGGGTGCATGGGGCTCAGGGGAGCAGGAGTGAACAGTCTCTCGGAGAGGGTCCCATGGTTCAAGTGGGTGTATATCACGTCTTCTGCTGCAGGATCCTGAGAGGAAGGAGGTGTGAATGATGGACTGAGATGTGATCTTCAGAGGCTGGGGCATTGGGCATTGGAAGGGCTCAGGCTATGGCAAGGGTTTGGCCTTGGAGGACTCACCTCGCTGTTCACTGTTTGGTCTTCATTGGGCTCTCCTTCCATGACGGCAACATCTGCGAATGGAAGAGAACCAAGGCTCTTTGAGGTGGAGGCAATTATTCCAGACCTCCATATCTTTGATGGGGATATCAAAGCCAGAAAAAGGCAGGGGTATACCCCAGGTGTAGAGACtgtctactactactactactacacacacacacacacacacacacacacacacgcacacacacacacaaacacccaaacagCCATATACAAGCCCAGCCATTCACGGACTGTCTCATGAACCTGTGCAAACCCATGGACCCATCCTACATCTTCTGTTATGGACCATCCTTTTTTGTGTAACAGCAGATTCCCTAGATCTTGTAGGGAATAAGAACATATGGCTGTGGTTGAAGGGAAGAACAGGGCTCAGAATGTCCCTCGTAGCCCAGGGATTAAGTCcccctcgtccagtgcagggggcgCAGGCTCTATCCCTGGTGGAAGAACTATGATCCCACCTGccttgaagcaactaagccccaaAAGCCCACGAGCTCTGGAGCCTTGAACTGCACCACAGCACCACAATGaggatcccccatgctgcagccaagacctgatgcagccaagaaTAAGTCAACACACATTTTCATAAAAAGAACAGGGTTCCATGGGTCTCTGGAAGATGTTCCATCAGGGATCTCAACACCGGAAATCAGTTTTTAACCTACAGGAAATGAAAATGCCATTCTCTGCTGTGAACCCACCTCCCTTTGGGTCAGATGATGCTGAGCTCGCCACCTTCAGACTTACGATTTTGGGTAGAAAACCAGTGACAGACAAGAGCAGCGAGGATGATGCTGGTAGAGGTGAAGGCTATGACAAGCCCGAGGACAATGTACCACGTGCTGGAGTGTTCTAGAGGAAGTGTTGCTTCTACCAACAAGCAAATGGAAGAAAATCTGGTTATTTGTTGAGTAGGCTGTGCCCCTACACACTGGATTTATTGTATCCTTGTGTCAAACTGTCAGCATCTGTCAACCTGATCAGTTATGGTCTCCACTTCCCAGGAGGTACCAAAGCATCCAGGAGAGATGCTAGCAGTGGATAAAGTAAAGAGACTGTGCAAGACCAGCTGAGGTCTGAATCAAGGTCTCCTGGGCATCAAAGCAGTTATTGTCTGCTGCCCCGTATGACAAGGCATGGCATTTTTTCATGAATGGAGACCACGTTAATGCACAATACATTTCCTCTCCATCCACATAGACCTGGAATGGAATCCTCAAGAAGACACAACACTTATATATCTGAACTGTGGAATGTTTAGTTCATAAAACACTAATGGAGAAATAACACATATTTAAGGTGCTCCCTAAAATTCTCCCCTTGTCCCCCCACATCCATCTCTAAAATCCTGGTGGAGGGAAGGTAAGTATCTCCCTTAAGCATGGGATCAAGTCACTCTGACTCACTTTGTCCAGGTTAGAAATTCCCAGTCACAGAGCATGAGCTCAATGCCCCCTGTGGGTCTCCTGCAGACCATGGTCTCAAATGCTAACTTAACAGGGATGTTGAGgagcccaaagtcacagagctgggaggTGGCAGAGCCAACACTCACACAGGAACCCTCTGTCTTCTCAGAAATTTGCTGAGATAGGAGACCGTCTTGCTTACCTTCTGTGGTATGTGGATCCATGGCTGATGGGCAAGTACTTGTAGTGGATCCTAGGAGAAAAAAGACAGGGGTGAACAAGTAACCTTCCTCATACTGACTGGATGAAGACTATTCTTTCTGAAGGTTGACCTCCTGGCTGTCCTTGACTCTGTCATCCCTCAGAGCACTGATGGGATGAGGGGAGACCTCTGGCTCCTCCCTGTGAATGCGTTGAGTAGACCCCCCATCCTGGAGATGTGATGGCAGAAGGATGTGGGAAGGATATGCCCGATGGTGAAAGACAGCTGTAAGCTAGAGACATTCTCTCTGCTCCAGGAATGAATGTCTATGCTCCTTAATTGGGAAATCACCTGTATGTCAGAGCTGCTTCTGGGAAAAGATTAAGAGCAAGGAGCCAATGCAATCTCTGATCTTCCCAAATCAGCCCAGCCTCTCCTTCTCCTGGGTCTACCCTGACCTTTTTCTTTATTGCCTGGATAGACAGGATTCCGATGTGGAGCATCCATACTGGAGGTGGAAGAGGGTTGAGATCCCATCTAccatctcccttcctctctggtTCTCATTGCCTCCATTTCTCCAAAAGCCCTAACGTTCCCCTGACACCAGCACAGAGCCTAGAGGTAGAGCTCAGTGATAgagtaagatgttatggaaaaacccaaatggacTTCTTGGCCAACGCAATGTGATTTAGTGCATTATGAAACATGGGAatcttcttggggttctggagacaagaatattggagtgggttgccatttcctcctctaggggactaCGTGTTGTCCAAATTCTTCACTATGACCCGTCAGTCTTGGTGGCCATGCACGACATGGCtgatagcttcattgagttatgcaagccccttcaccaggACAAGGCTGTGATACATGAagtggagatagtgaaggacagaggactctgttgtgctgcagtccagggggtcactaagaattggacacagcttagcgacagCAAGCTGGAACAGCAACAAGAAAGCATGGGCCAGGAAGAAGTTCCTCACCTGTGACAGACAGGAACACTGGGTCGCTGGAGTCCGACCACGAGTAGGGAGAGTGAGTTAAGGAGCCGTAGCACCTGTAGACACCACTGTGGGCTGGGGTCCCAGGACCCAGAGGGAACTCTGCCTGGAGTGCTCCATGAGGGCTCTGCCCTCCAGCAAGTGGGCACCCAAAGTTCTCCCCCTTCCTGAGCAGATGAAACTGGTCAAAGGCGCTTTTGGAGCTGCAGACCAAGGTCACATTCTCTCCTGACCTCACCACGGGGCCCCCCTGGGCTGAGAGAGAGGGTTTCTTGGACAGACCTGGAAGGAGGAGACCTTGATCTTAGAGCACAAAGTAACTCTAGTCCTAAGTATAGGACTAAAGCCGGAAGTGTGCAACAAGAGgagcactgcaatgagaaggccgCCCACTGGCAGGAGAGAAAGACCCACAGTAACAGATACTCAGCACAGGGAAAAATTCAAACATAACTTTAAATATGGGTGTCatttaaaatccttttttaaaaaaataaataatttttaaaatggagtgtcatttaatatccttttttttaTGATGTTTCCAgaactgagatttttttaattttttaatataaattcacttattttaattggaggctaattactttacaatattgtattggttttgccatacatcaacatgaatccgcagtgggtgtacacgtgttccccatcctgagcccccttcccacctccctccccataccatccttctggtcatcccagtgcaccagccctgtaTCCTATATCATGTATcatgagcatcctgtatcatgcattgaacctggactggtgattcgtttcttatatgatattatacatgtttcaat carries:
- the LOC100852061 gene encoding LOW QUALITY PROTEIN: killer cell immunoglobulin-like receptor 2DS2 (The sequence of the model RefSeq protein was modified relative to this genomic sequence to represent the inferred CDS: substituted 1 base at 1 genomic stop codon), which codes for MVPLGQTVTLQCHFHSPLKRFRLFKTDGASLPELHGNHFKTFTLGPVTREHAWSYTCSGFSRSLAVFSRLSDPLQIVVTGVFTKPSISAHPSPLMGAGENVTLRCHSPLLDKFILHQENSTGHFQRRGEMFTRGHAPADFVIGPMTLASAGTYRCYGSLRHSPYKWXAPSDPVDIVITGLSKKPSLSAQGGPVVRSGENVTLVCSSKSAFDQFHLLRKGENFGCPLAGGQSPHGALQAEFPLGPGTPAHSGVYRCYGSLTHSPYSWSDSSDPVFLSVTGSTTSTCPSAMDPHTTEEATLPLEHSSTWYIVLGLVIAFTSTSIILAALVCHWFSTQNHVAVMEGEPNEDQTVNSEDPAAEDVIYTHLNHGTLSERLFTPAPLSPMHPFTEPIIYEELNVNQDHAEP